DNA sequence from the Cohnella herbarum genome:
ATTGCCGGCCATCCGTTGACTCGTCGTGGTTGTTTGCTTTGTGCGATTTTTTAATTGAGGCAACCAGCAGAGGATCGATACAAAGCTTAGGATCCCCCATATTCCCAATGCTCCCTGCCATTTTAAACCTGCGTTCGCGGCTAGCGGTACACTGATTCCCGATGCGATCGCTCCAGATAAACTCATTGAAATTCCAAAGACACCAGTCATGGAACCAATCTTATTAGGGAAATCACGTTTGATTATACTTGGCAATAGTACATTACAAACGGCAATTGCGAATCCAAGAATCGCAGTTCCAATATACAGATTTCCAGCGCCTGATAAAGAACGTATTACAATACCAACAGTCAAAAAGATCAGGGCAATCAAAATGAAAAGTTCTACTCCATACCTTCGCCCTAGTTTTGGTACTAGAGGCGATAATAAAGCAAAGGTAAGCAATGGTACCGTTGTGATCAGGCCTGCTAAAGTATTGGTAATATGAACGTCATCCCTAATAAAACTCACTAAAGGACCGACCGAGGTTAAGGGAGCACGTAAATTAGCTGCAATAATAATAATGCCGAGTATTATCAGCCCTATAGAGGATGGTACGGCTTTTTTATTTTGTTTGTTCGGCATTGTTCATTTCTCCTTCCTGAATTCATACGTATTGTTTGCATACAGCTGATTGAAAAACTATGTTACAACATCCGCGCGAACAACAAAAGTATATTATAATATATTATTTTTAACAATAAGTATTTTATAACACACCGAAATTCATCTAAAAACAAAAATACAACTCTGAATTCCCGTCATGGAATTCGGAGTTGTATTTAATAAGTGGAATTTTTCGACTTTTAGAAACCATACTTTAAGGATATATGGAGCACTGTTTCGCTATTCGTATGATTGGTATAAGAGTGAGGAGAATCCGCACGAAAACTGATCGTATCATATTGATTCAATATGTAAATCTCTCCATTGACTTGAATTTCAATGGAACCAGTCATTACTGTCGCAATTTCAGTTGTATTCACATGATGACCTTCAGGGTGATACGAGCTATTTGGCTGTAAGTAAGCCCGACACATTTCAATATCGTTGCTTGCGTTTTTAAAGACTGGTTCAATGATCCAGTTTTTTTGATCATTAGAAAACCGCAGCCCTTCGCCTGCTCGATACAAACTAACAGGGTCTTCTGATTTGAACAAAGCCAATAGCGGTAAAGATATGCCTTTTGAAATTTTCCATATAATCGCTAAAGTTGGGTTTGTCTCGCCACGTTCGATATTCCCCAGAGTAAGTTTGCTTACGCCCGTTAATTCCGCTAAGTCGTCTAAGCTCATGTTTTTTTCTTTTCTGTACTTTTTCAAGGCACCGCCGATTTGTAATACAATTTGTTTTGATTCATCGACTTCATCCATTTGATATTCACCTCAACAAAAAACAGTTATAGCTAGTATATTGTTTATCTAGATTCTTTTCCATACGATTAGTATTTAATGGTGGACTACACTCCTATGAAATATTCTGAAGTCTATGTAACTAATATGCCCATTAACTTAATAGCGGTTGCTTCGGGGTAGCCGTTCAACTATCGTGTCCCGTTAGCTTAGCTCTTGAACATTCTATATTTCACTTTCAGCCAACATGAAACACACCAATTACGGTTTCACCATCAACGTCATACAGCGGAATATCACGACCACCTGGTGATCTGCTGTTCTGTATCGCAATGGCTTCCTCGGGTGATTTTGGTTGTTCACCGTCTATGTCTTTTTTCAGCACATATCCTTGTGTACCATCCAAACCTATAACATTGATTAATTCAGGTTCCGTTTCTGGAGAAGTAGCATCTGCGGAAGAACCGTATGTCTGTCCGTTTTTATTTTTAGGGTAATCCACATTCTTAGCGCTAATATGAAAAGAACCAATTATGATTTTTCCCTCAACATCATACAATGGGACATCACGTTCAAGTTCACCGAGATAATCTTTTTTCAGCACATATCCTGCAATGCCATTAACACTTCCTACATGGATTAAGTCAGGTAGCATTTCAAGGGGAGTGACTTCTTCAGCAGAACCGTATGTCTGCCCAATTTCATTTTTAGGATAGTTAGGAGGATTTGTGGGGCTCTGATTAATTGCGCTTTTAGCAAATGTGCTTTGGAACGCCACTGCACCTGCCACTACACAAACGAAAAAAAACATACTAATCAATATTCTGATGTTTATAGAATACATCCTCACATTTGTTCACTCCTAAAAGGTTTCACTCTTCACTCTATTGCCGTTATCCTTTTCACTTCTTATACGACACCAAATAATGGAAAGTTGCGTTAAACTGCCCGTTAGTCGTAAAACGCATCCCCCGAGTTGTCTTAGGGGATGCGTTTTGTATGACCATCCTTATTGGTTTGGTGCCGGATCCGGGGAACAATTTCTATTTATTTCCCGACAAAGTTCGACATTGATGTCTATGCACATCGGTGACAATTCCGATGACCTGAGTAACTGTCTTCATGACAAAGGTGACGGCTAGAATAAAAATACTGCAACGTTCGCATCCCGATTCGCAGGCTGGTCGACGGCGTTCATCGGATTCGACAGATGGTCGAAAATCGTAAAGGTGTGTCGACTATGTCGCGCTATTTTACCGCTACACGAATCGAACGGACAAGCCGACGGCAACGCTGTCGGAGGAGGTGACTCAAGTCGTTTATGACTAGGAAATTCTAAAATTAAGACTGACGCAGCTAGATTATCGCATCAACATGACAGCGGAAATGCAACATCCCCCGCTGCAACTTTGCCGTTTGCTAATTGAGAGGAGATTTAATAGTGACAATCAGAAGAAATATATGGCTGGTCCTGCTCTGTATAACTATGTGTGTCGGAAGCTGGCCTGCACCGAAAGCAGATGCGGCCATTCCGGGCGCGACGGTGCAAAAATATATTATGGTAGACCAATTCGGCTACCGACCGAACGACGATAAGGTTGCCGTCCTCGTAGACCCGCAGGTCGGCTACAATGCGAGCGACTCTTATACGCCAGGCAGCACTCTGCAAGTAAGGAGAGCGTCCGACGACGAAGTCGTGTTCACCGGAGCGCCGCAGATCTGGAATCAAGGCGCGACGCAAGAAAAGTCGGGCGACAAGGGCTGGTGGTTTGACTTTACCTCGGTAACGACCGAGGGAGACTACTACATCTACGATGTGGAAGGCAATTTCAAATCCTACGAATTCAAAATCGCGACCGACGTATACAAGGATGTGCTAAAAGCTGCGATCAAAACCTTCTACTACCAAAGAATCGGTACCCCGCATCTGGCGGAGCATGCCGGTGCGGCGTTCGCCGATGGTCCCGCATTTGTAGGGCCTCATCAGGACAAGCAAGCAAGAAACGTGTTCGACCGCAACAATCCCGCTACGGAAAGGGATCTGTCCGGCGGATGGATGGATGCCGGCGACTTCAACAAATACCCGACCTTTACGGCGCAGCCGATCAACGAACTGCTGTCGGCCTATGAACAAAAGCCGGACATTTTCACCGACGACTATAACATCCCGGAATCCGGCAACGGTATTCCCGATGTGCTCGACGAAGTGATATGGGAACTGGATTGGCTCAAGAAGATGCAGGAAAGCGACGGCGGCGTGCTCATGAAGATGGGCGTTCCGGGTGATGGCAAAATCGGGGAGTTTAATAATCCGCCGAGCACGAGTACAATTTATCGGTATTACTTGCCGAAATCGTCCGCCTCGACGATTGTCACGGCGCTGAACTTCGCGCACGCGGCAAATACGCTCCAGAATTTCCCTACGCTGCAGTCTTATGCGACCGATCTGAAAGAGCGCGCCATCAAGGCATTCAATTGGTATCAAACGAATCCCAAGACTGAAAATGCCGATCATTACGAGATCGAGGCAGGAGATGCCGATATGCCGCTAGCCCAACAGGCGCAAGTGGCAACGGTTGCGGCGGCGTACCTGTTCGCACTGACGGGAGACCAGACCTATCATACGTATTTCAAGAACAACTACACTACCACTTGGCCAATGTCCGACGCTTATTGGGGTTTATACTACGGGGAGCAAGCCGACGGCGTAATGTTCTATACGACGCTGCCGAACGCGGATCCCGCGGTCAAAGCCCATATTCTGGAGCGGCGCGATCTGCACGACTTCGACCAGGGGTTCGCGGACAATGACGATCTGTATCGTTCCTTTGTACCGGACTTCTCGTACCATTGGGGCAGCCTGCAGGTGAGAGCGCGCTCGGGTGCTTCATCTTACGATTTCGTCCAATACGACATTAATCCGCAGAAGCGCGCCAACTTCGACAAGAAAGCGCAAAACGTGCTGCATTACTTCCATGGCGTTAACCCGCTGGGTCTCACTTACCTGACCAATATGGAAGAGTACGGCGCGGAAAATCCGATCAAACAAATCTATCACGAATGGTTCTCTCACGGTTCGCAGTGGAACAATGCGCCTCCCGGGTTTGTTCCGGGCGGGCCGAGCGAGGAATACAGCGGCACGGAATTCCCGCCTAGAGACCAACCGGCGCAAAAAATGTATAAAGATTGGAACGGTACCGACGACCCTTGGCATAATGACAAGGCCTGGGAAATTACCGAGAATGGTATCTATTATCAAGCTGCCTACGTGAAGCTCCTAGCCAAATTCGTCACGGCTCCGCCAGCACCGACTGAGCCTCCGGGCGTTCCGGTTGGCGTAGCGGCTGCGGCTGCCGGTACGACGGCCATTAAAGTAAACTGGACCAAGCCTACGGGAGCCACCGGCTACGATATCGAAGTGGACGGCATCGCGCAAAACAACGGGCCAAGCGTAGCTTTCGAGCATACCGGATTAGCGCCGGGCTCCACGCATAGCTACAGAGTAAGGGCCAAAAACAACCTTGGAACAAGTGAATGGAGCGCTCCGGTCACTGCCGTAACCGAAGTGCCTCCGCTGCCGCCCGAAGCCCCGATTGGCCTGAATGCGACGGCGACGAGCAGCTTCGACATCGCAGTTAACTGGGACGCATCCGCGAGAGCGACGTCCTATGATATCGAAGTAGATGGAACCATCGTGGCCAACGGTGCGCTTACTTCCTACGCGCATACCGGAATTGCCTCAACTTCCTCCCACAGCTACAGGGTGCGTGCGACGAACAGCGGCGGCACGAGCGAGTGGAGCGCCGCAGTAACGGCGACCACGCCGCAGGCGCCTCCGACCAGTGTTATCGATGTGTCGCATAATGGAACGCAAGGCTATACGTTCGGGCAATCCTCCGATCAGGTCACAAGATACGAGACCTTTGTTGCGAGTCCCTACCCTGTTCTGACAGGAATCGAAGTCAAGATCAGGAAGGGCGGATCCCCGGGCAATGTGACGGTTCAACTGTACGCGACAACCGACAATAAACCGACAGGCAGTGCGCTGGCATCCGCAACGATTGCTGCCGGCTCCGTGACGGAGGACTACCAAGTCGTATCCGCCGCGCTGAAGTACAACGGCCTGCAAAGCGGTAAAAAGTACGCAATCGTGCTTGGTCAGACGAATCCGGGAGTTGGCGGATCGTACGAATGGCTTGCCGGCACGGACGCGATTAGTAATTTTGAATTTGGAAAATATACTGGCTCTTCCTATGTGGACGAGTCCCACATCGGCGACGGCTGGACGAAGCTGCATGTGGCACAGAGCTCGGACCCTCAGCCGCAGCCTCCGGCCGTACCGGTTGGCGTAACAGCCAGCGCAACGAGCAATTCGACGATCACGCTGAGCTGGGCTGCCGCAACGGGCGCCACCGGTTATGAAGTGGAGATCGACGGATCGTCCGCCTACGTGGCGACGGCGAATACGTCCTACGTTCAAGGCGGACTGGCTGCAGGAACTTCCCATACGTATAAGGTCAGAGCCAAGAACAGTTCTGGCACTAGCGGCTGGAGCGCTTCCGTAACGGCGACGACCACCCAGCCGCAGCCACAGCCACAGCCTCCGGCCGTACCGACGGGCGTAACAGCCAGCGCAACGAGCAATTCGTCGATCACGCTGAGCTGGGCTGCCGCAACGGGCGCCACCGGTTATGAAGTGGAGATCGACGGATCATCTGCCTACGTGGGGATGTCGAATACGTCCTACGTTCACGGCGGACTGGCTGCAGGAACTTCCCATACGTATAAGGTCAGAGCCAAGAACGGTTCTGGCACTAGCGGCTGGAGCGCTTCCGTAACGGCGACGACCGGCCAAGCTTCATCCACAGTCATCGATATTTCCCACAACGGGACGGACGGCTATACTTTCGGCGAAAAGCAGGATCAGATTAAGAGGTGGCAGACGTTCGCGGCCAATGCCAATAGTAATCTGTCCAAGGTCGAGTTGAAGCTAAGGAAATTCAATAAGGCAAGCAACCTGATCGTGAGCTTGTATGCGACGCAAAACAACAAGCCGACGGGTTCGGCGCTGGCGACGGCTACAGTCAAGTCCTCTTCGATAAGCGAAGATTTTGCCGTCGTAAGCGTGCCGCTGGCCTATAGCGGTTTGACGAACGGGACCGTCTACGCGATCGTGTTGGGTCAATCCACCAACTCGGACTTCTCCAATTACGAGTGGTGCACGTCCGAGGTGAACGCCAGCCTGAAGTACGGCAAATACAGCGGCGGAAAATGGATCGATGAGTCCGGCATCGGAGACGGCTGGCTGAAGGCGTATGTAGGTCAGTAACCGGTTGTTTATCTAATAAATGGTCAAGACAAAGCCCACGCTTTCTTCTGGAAAGCGGGGGTTTTGTCTATTTCCAATATGTATTATGGTGCGATATAGATGGCAGATATCACTTTTCGGTACATTCCATCAGGGTACTGAAAATCTAAGTGTAAAAAGTACAATTAGATTGACTTGAATCTCTCATTTCCACCCACTAAGTGTAAAATATTCACTTAAATGATTAAAATTCGCGTTCAATTGAAATAGTCGGCTGATCTAGTTGCAGGTTTTACACTTAGTCGTTAGAGAGAGTAA
Encoded proteins:
- a CDS encoding CynX/NimT family MFS transporter codes for the protein MPNKQNKKAVPSSIGLIILGIIIIAANLRAPLTSVGPLVSFIRDDVHITNTLAGLITTVPLLTFALLSPLVPKLGRRYGVELFILIALIFLTVGIVIRSLSGAGNLYIGTAILGFAIAVCNVLLPSIIKRDFPNKIGSMTGVFGISMSLSGAIASGISVPLAANAGLKWQGALGIWGILSFVSILCWLPQLKNRTKQTTTTSQRMAGNDVNVWRSPLAWQITLFMGIQSMIFYVLIAWLPEILKQQGIDSSQSGWYLSIMQLALLPFTFIVPVIAGRMSSQRSLVVITSMLLLTGTLGLLYGSSNIILLWIIILGIGGGFAFSLSMMFFGLRTENAHQAAELSGMAQSIGYLLAAIGPALIGYLHDATNSWNLPLFILLGASVLLLLVGIGAARNRFVGSRIVTTCHGKDDK
- a CDS encoding glycoside hydrolase family 9 protein — translated: MTIRRNIWLVLLCITMCVGSWPAPKADAAIPGATVQKYIMVDQFGYRPNDDKVAVLVDPQVGYNASDSYTPGSTLQVRRASDDEVVFTGAPQIWNQGATQEKSGDKGWWFDFTSVTTEGDYYIYDVEGNFKSYEFKIATDVYKDVLKAAIKTFYYQRIGTPHLAEHAGAAFADGPAFVGPHQDKQARNVFDRNNPATERDLSGGWMDAGDFNKYPTFTAQPINELLSAYEQKPDIFTDDYNIPESGNGIPDVLDEVIWELDWLKKMQESDGGVLMKMGVPGDGKIGEFNNPPSTSTIYRYYLPKSSASTIVTALNFAHAANTLQNFPTLQSYATDLKERAIKAFNWYQTNPKTENADHYEIEAGDADMPLAQQAQVATVAAAYLFALTGDQTYHTYFKNNYTTTWPMSDAYWGLYYGEQADGVMFYTTLPNADPAVKAHILERRDLHDFDQGFADNDDLYRSFVPDFSYHWGSLQVRARSGASSYDFVQYDINPQKRANFDKKAQNVLHYFHGVNPLGLTYLTNMEEYGAENPIKQIYHEWFSHGSQWNNAPPGFVPGGPSEEYSGTEFPPRDQPAQKMYKDWNGTDDPWHNDKAWEITENGIYYQAAYVKLLAKFVTAPPAPTEPPGVPVGVAAAAAGTTAIKVNWTKPTGATGYDIEVDGIAQNNGPSVAFEHTGLAPGSTHSYRVRAKNNLGTSEWSAPVTAVTEVPPLPPEAPIGLNATATSSFDIAVNWDASARATSYDIEVDGTIVANGALTSYAHTGIASTSSHSYRVRATNSGGTSEWSAAVTATTPQAPPTSVIDVSHNGTQGYTFGQSSDQVTRYETFVASPYPVLTGIEVKIRKGGSPGNVTVQLYATTDNKPTGSALASATIAAGSVTEDYQVVSAALKYNGLQSGKKYAIVLGQTNPGVGGSYEWLAGTDAISNFEFGKYTGSSYVDESHIGDGWTKLHVAQSSDPQPQPPAVPVGVTASATSNSTITLSWAAATGATGYEVEIDGSSAYVATANTSYVQGGLAAGTSHTYKVRAKNSSGTSGWSASVTATTTQPQPQPQPPAVPTGVTASATSNSSITLSWAAATGATGYEVEIDGSSAYVGMSNTSYVHGGLAAGTSHTYKVRAKNGSGTSGWSASVTATTGQASSTVIDISHNGTDGYTFGEKQDQIKRWQTFAANANSNLSKVELKLRKFNKASNLIVSLYATQNNKPTGSALATATVKSSSISEDFAVVSVPLAYSGLTNGTVYAIVLGQSTNSDFSNYEWCTSEVNASLKYGKYSGGKWIDESGIGDGWLKAYVGQ
- a CDS encoding helix-turn-helix domain-containing protein yields the protein MDEVDESKQIVLQIGGALKKYRKEKNMSLDDLAELTGVSKLTLGNIERGETNPTLAIIWKISKGISLPLLALFKSEDPVSLYRAGEGLRFSNDQKNWIIEPVFKNASNDIEMCRAYLQPNSSYHPEGHHVNTTEIATVMTGSIEIQVNGEIYILNQYDTISFRADSPHSYTNHTNSETVLHISLKYGF